One Lepisosteus oculatus isolate fLepOcu1 chromosome 13, fLepOcu1.hap2, whole genome shotgun sequence genomic region harbors:
- the LOC102685960 gene encoding 2-acylglycerol O-acyltransferase 1, producing the protein MVIIEFAPLRIPLNRRLETAAVLQWVFSFLFLAQCCMVLYVLSVLSGYWHCAALYGLWLYLDWDTPQCGGRRSAWVRNWRIWKYFRDYFPIHLIKTCDLDPGKNYLFGFHPHGILVAGAFGNFCTEHTGFRELFPGLTPYLHVLPFWFRFPFFREYIMSAGVVSCSKRAVAHVLGREGGGSVSVIVIGGAAEALDARPGSLILEALHRKGFIRIALKCGAHLVPVFSFGENELFNQLKNPKGSIVRTIQERLRKMMGFSLPIFHARGVFQYSFGFMPYRKPIYTIVGKPIEVEQNANPSAEEVDKLHSKYLEELTQLFEQHKAQYGIPQRDHLIFT; encoded by the exons ATGGTGATAATTGAGTTTGCTCCCCTACGTATTCCTTTGAACAGGAGACTGGAGACTGCCGCTGTCTTGCAATGGGTCTTCTCTTTCCTCTTCCTCG CTCAGTGCTGTATGGTCCTGTACGTCCTGAGTGTCCTCAGCGGCTACTGGCATTGTGCTGCCCTCTATGGGCTGTGGCTGTACCTGGATTGGGACACGCCGCAGTGCGGAGGCAGGAGATCCGCATGGGTCAGAAACTGGAGGATTTGGAAATATTTCAGAGACTACTTCCCCATCCAT CTTATAAAAACCTGTGACCTGGACCCTGGGAAAAACTACCTGTTTGGATTTCATCCTCATGGCATTCTGGTGGCTGGGGCCTTTGGGAATTTCTGCACGGAGCACACAGGATTCAGGGAGCTCTTCCCTGGCCTGACTCCATACCTCCATGTACTTCCCTTCTGGTTCCGTTTCCCTTTCTTTCGAGAGTACATCATGTCTGCAG GTGTGGTTTCCTGCTCCAAGAGAGCCGTTGCACACGTGCTGGGTCGAGAAGGAGGAGGCAGCGTCTCTGTCATCGTGATCGGCGGAGCCGCGGAGGCCTTGGATGCGAGGCCTGGCAGTCTGATTTTGGAAGCGCTCCACAGGAAGGGCTTCATCAGGATCGCTCTCAAGTGCGG AGCACACTTGGTCCCAGTGTTTTCCTTTGGAGAGAATGAGCTCTTTAACCAACTGAAGAATCCTAAGGGATCAATAGTGAGGACTATCCAGGAAAGGCTACGGAAGATGATGGGGTTCAGTTTGCCAATCTTTCATGCCCGAGGGGTGTTTCAGTACAGCTTTGGTTTCATGCCCTACAGAAAACCCATCTACACTATAG TAGGGAAGCCCATTGAAGTGGAACAAAATGCGAACCCTTCAGCTGAAGAGGTGGACAAGCTGCACAGCAAGTACCTGGAGGAGCTGACCCAGCTGTTTGAACAACATAAGGCCCAGTATGGAATACCCCAGCGTGATCATCTGATCTTCACTTGA
- the farsb gene encoding phenylalanine--tRNA ligase beta subunit — MPTVSVKRNLLFEALGRDYTDEEFDELCFEFGLELDEITSEKDIISKEQGNVKAEGASDVILYKIDVPANRYDLLCLEGLVRGLQVFKERTEAPRYQRVSPSGEPQRLLITEETAQVRPHAVAAVLRNITFTQERYESFIELQEKLHQNVCRKRTLVAIGTHDLDTITGPFTYTAKPPGEIKFKPLNQTREYSAPELMSLYKTDGHLRHYLHIIEDKPVYPIIYDSNGIVLSMPPIINGDHSKISVNTKNVFIECTATDLTKAKIVLDMLVTMFSEYCEQPFTVEAAEVVYPDGNTCIYPELAYRKETLTGDYINNKVGINETPENIAKLLTRMYLKSEVVGEGGEIEVEVPPTRSDIIHACDIVEDAAIAYGFNNIRRTTPRTYTVANQLPLNKLTELLRQDLAAAGFTEALTFALCSKEDIADKLGKDISVTKAVHIANPKTAEFQVARTTLLSGLLKTVAANRKMPLPLKLFEISDVVLKDDTRDVGARNNRRLCAVFYNKSPGFEVIHGLLDRIMQLLEVKPGREEGYYIQAAEDSTFFPGRCAEIFARGRNVGRLGVLHPDIITRFELTMPCSALDLDVEPFL, encoded by the exons ATGCCGACTGTCAGCGTTAAAAGAAATCTTCTTTTTGAGGCTTTGGGGAGAGATTACA CCGATGAAGAATTTGATGAGCTCTGCTTTGAGTTTGGACTGGAACTTGATGAAATT ACTTCGGAGAAGGATATCATCAGCAAAGAGCAGGGAAATGTGAAAGCAGAGGGAGCCTCCGATGTCATTCTCTACAAAATCGATGTTCCCGCCAACCGTTACGACCTGCTGTGTTTGGAGGGGCTGGTCCGTGGGCTCCAGGTTTTTAAGGAAAG GACAGAAGCTCCCAGGTACCAGCGAGTCAGCCCCTCTGGGGAGCCCCAGAGGCTGCTCATCACAGAGGAG ACGGCTCAGGTGCGCCCCCATGCAGTGGCGGCCGTTCTGCGCAACATCACCTTCACCCAGGAGCGTTACGAGAGCTTCATCGAGCTGCAGGAGAAGCTGCACCAGAACGTGTGCAG GAAGAGAACCTTGGTGGCAATAGGCACTCATGACCTGGACACCATAACTGGGCCCTTTACATATACAGCCAAGCCTCCAGGAGAGATCAAGTTCAAGCCCTTGAACCAGACCAGAGAGTACAGCGCTCCAGAGCTCATGAGCCTTTATAAG acTGATGGCCATCTGCGGCACTACCTTCACATAATTGAAGACAAGCCAGTCTACCCCATTATTTATGACAGTAATGGTATAGTCCTGTCCATGCCCCCTATCATTAATG GAGACCATTCAAAGATCTCTGTCAacaccaaaaatgtttttattgagtGCACTGCTACAGATCTTACCAAG GCAAAAATTGTTCTGGACATGCTGGTTACCATGTTTAGTGAATATTGTGAGCAGCCTTTTAC TGTTGAGGCTGCAGAGGTTGTCTATCCTGATGGGAATACCTGTATTTATCCA GAGCTGGCATACAGGAAAGAGACTCTGACTGGAGATTATATCAATAATAAAGTTGGCATCAA TGAGACCCCAGAGAACATTGCCAAGCTGTTGACCCGGATGTACTTGAAGTCAGAGGTCGTAGGGGAAGGGGGCGAGATAGAGGTGGAAGTCCCGCCCACCAGATCTGACATCATCCATGCGTGCGACATTGTGGAGGATGCAGCTATTGCTTACGGCTTTAACAACATCCGCCGGACCACACCTCGGACCTACACAGTGGCCAACCag CTCCCGCTGAACAAGCTAACAGAGCTGCTCAGGCAGGATTTGGCTGCTGCTGGCTTCACAGAGGCCCTCACCTTTGCCTTG TGCTCGAAGGAAGACATAGCTGACAAGCTGGGCAAAGATATTTCTGTCACAAAAGCAGTGCACATTGCAAACCCTAAAACAGCTGAATTTCAG GTGGCGCGCACCACCCTTCTCTCTGGGCTTCTGAAGACCGTTGCAGCCAATAGGAAAATGCCTCTTCCCCTGAAGCTCTTCGAAATCTCTGATGTGGTGCTGAAGGATGACACACGAG ATGTGGGTGCAAGGAACAACCGACGCCTGTGTGCCGTGTTCTACAACaagagtcctgggttcgaggTCATCCACGGGCTGCTGGACAGGATCATGCAGCTTCTGGAGGTGAAACCAGGCAGAGAGGAAGGGTACTACATCCAGGCTGCAGAGG